In the Streptobacillus moniliformis DSM 12112 genome, one interval contains:
- the rpsD gene encoding 30S ribosomal protein S4: MARDRQPILKKCRTLGLDPSILGVNKKSKRNIRPNANKKLTEYGTQLREKQKARFVYGVMEKQFYKLYEEATRKEGVTGELLLQYLERRLDNVIYRLGFGSTRRQARQIVSHGHILINGKRVDIASYRVKQGDVITLKEGSTELSIIKESVGQKSVPGWLSLEEGTLTAKVLENPTRDAVDFEINEAMIIEFYSR, from the coding sequence ATGGCAAGAGATAGACAGCCTATTTTAAAGAAATGTAGAACTCTTGGATTAGATCCAAGCATTTTAGGTGTAAATAAAAAATCAAAAAGAAATATAAGACCAAATGCAAATAAAAAATTAACTGAGTATGGAACTCAATTAAGAGAAAAACAAAAAGCAAGATTTGTATATGGTGTAATGGAAAAACAATTCTATAAATTATACGAAGAAGCAACAAGAAAAGAAGGAGTAACAGGTGAACTTTTACTTCAATATTTAGAAAGAAGATTAGATAACGTAATATATAGATTAGGATTTGGATCAACTAGAAGACAAGCTAGACAAATAGTAAGTCATGGACATATCTTAATCAATGGTAAAAGAGTAGATATAGCTTCTTACAGAGTAAAACAAGGAGATGTTATTACTCTTAAAGAAGGATCAACAGAACTTTCAATAATTAAAGAATCAGTAGGACAAAAATCAGTTCCAGGTTGGTTATCATTAGAAGAAGGAACTTTAACAGCAAAAGTTTTAGAAAATCCTACAAGAGATGCAGTTGACTTTGAAATCAACGAAGCAATGATAATCGAGTTCTATTCAAGATAA
- the rplQ gene encoding 50S ribosomal protein L17: MNHRKSYRKLGRRSDHRLAMMKNMTISLINAEQIETTVTRAKELRKFVERMITLGKKYNLANDDKAKAVHIYRQVFAFLRNEEATAKVCKEIAPRYTERNGGYTRIIKTDVRRGDSAELAIIELV, translated from the coding sequence ATGAATCACAGAAAATCATATAGAAAATTGGGAAGAAGAAGTGATCATAGATTAGCAATGATGAAGAATATGACAATATCTTTAATTAACGCTGAACAAATAGAAACAACTGTAACTCGTGCTAAAGAGTTAAGAAAGTTTGTTGAAAGAATGATTACTTTAGGTAAAAAATATAACTTAGCTAATGACGACAAGGCAAAGGCAGTACATATATATAGACAAGTGTTTGCTTTCTTAAGAAATGAAGAAGCAACAGCTAAAGTTTGTAAGGAGATCGCTCCAAGATATACAGAAAGAAATGGTGGGTACACAAGAATCATCAAAACTGATGTAAGAAGAGGAGATTCGGCTGAACTTGCGATTATAGAATTAGTTTAA
- the rlmB gene encoding 23S rRNA (guanosine(2251)-2'-O)-methyltransferase RlmB, which translates to MEKIKGINPVIEILKSQTTIEKLEIYKGINKGHIKQLLELASKRNLKIFYTDKRDDNSQGVVAYISEYDYYIDFSAFLEKELMKDESTIVILDQIQDPRNFGAIIRSCECFGVSGIIMQDRNNVKVTETVVKSSTGAIEHVDIVQVTNIADSIEKLQKYGYFVYGAEANGEKFYYEEKYPKKKALVLGSEGKGMRKRVRESCDSILKIHLKGEINSLNVSVAAGILLSEMSK; encoded by the coding sequence ATGGAAAAGATTAAAGGGATTAACCCAGTAATAGAAATTTTAAAAAGTCAAACAACTATTGAAAAATTAGAGATATATAAAGGAATAAATAAGGGGCATATTAAGCAGTTATTAGAACTTGCAAGTAAAAGAAATTTAAAAATATTTTACACAGATAAAAGAGATGATAATTCTCAAGGTGTTGTAGCATATATATCAGAATATGATTACTATATTGATTTTTCAGCTTTTTTAGAAAAAGAGTTAATGAAAGATGAATCAACTATAGTAATACTTGATCAAATACAAGATCCAAGAAATTTCGGGGCTATAATTAGATCATGTGAATGCTTTGGAGTAAGTGGGATAATAATGCAGGATAGAAATAATGTGAAAGTTACAGAAACTGTTGTTAAATCATCAACAGGAGCTATAGAACATGTAGATATAGTTCAGGTAACTAATATAGCTGATAGTATAGAAAAATTACAAAAATATGGATATTTTGTCTATGGTGCTGAAGCTAATGGAGAAAAATTCTATTATGAAGAAAAGTACCCTAAGAAAAAAGCCTTAGTTTTAGGAAGTGAAGGTAAGGGTATGAGAAAGAGAGTTAGAGAAAGTTGTGATAGTATATTAAAAATACATTTAAAGGGAGAAATAAATTCATTAAATGTTTCTGTTGCAGCAGGTATACTGTTATCTGAGATGAGTAAATAG
- the argS gene encoding arginine--tRNA ligase, which yields MKILINQVLDILNENIKKSYDFELTELDIQNATKKEFGDYQTNFAMQKAKMLGKNPRELANDVVENFDGKGVISKVEVAGPGFINFFINTDLLNQETEKIGKENYEYGISNEKIVAIDYSSPNIAKRMHAGHLRSTIIGDALKRIYRELGFTVYGDNHIGDWGTQFGKLIVAYNNWLDKDAYEANAIEELERIYVLFSQKAKEDPTLEEKAREELRKVQAGDPVNYALWKEFITSSLREYDKVYKRLDIEFELFNGESFYNEMMPKVLEKLKEKEIAKQDQGALVVFFPNDELPPCIVQKKDNSFLYSTSDLATIVYRKDELNVDIAIYVVDERQSDHFKQVFKIAEMLGSPYNYDKYHTKFGIMRFGDGTIFSTRGGDVIRLEDILNKAKERVQEIVDEKNPELSQEEREYIAETVGVGAIKYFDLSQNRTSGITFTWDKVLSFEGNTGPYLQYSYVRIMSMLRKAKDLGIEFENSKFLVDGSDISDRNLVVSLHKLPTAVIKSYESNRPNLIAEYIYSLTKEFNSFYNAHQVIDKDNLELTKARLALCEKTALVIKKALSLLGIRTVDKM from the coding sequence TAAATGAAAATATTAAAAAATCTTATGATTTTGAATTAACTGAATTAGATATCCAAAATGCGACTAAAAAAGAATTTGGAGATTATCAGACAAATTTTGCAATGCAGAAAGCTAAAATGTTAGGTAAAAATCCAAGGGAACTAGCAAATGATGTAGTGGAAAATTTTGATGGAAAAGGTGTAATCTCAAAAGTAGAAGTAGCTGGACCTGGATTTATTAATTTCTTCATTAATACTGATCTGTTAAATCAAGAAACAGAAAAAATAGGTAAAGAAAATTATGAATATGGAATTTCAAATGAAAAAATAGTTGCCATAGATTATTCATCACCAAATATTGCAAAAAGAATGCATGCTGGACATCTTAGAAGTACAATAATAGGAGATGCGTTAAAGAGAATATATAGAGAATTAGGATTTACTGTATATGGGGATAACCATATAGGAGATTGGGGTACTCAATTTGGTAAATTAATAGTTGCATATAATAATTGGTTAGATAAGGATGCTTATGAGGCTAATGCTATTGAAGAATTAGAAAGAATATATGTACTATTTTCTCAAAAAGCTAAAGAAGATCCAACTCTTGAGGAAAAAGCAAGAGAAGAATTAAGAAAAGTTCAAGCGGGAGATCCAGTAAATTATGCATTATGGAAAGAATTTATTACTTCATCATTAAGAGAATATGATAAAGTATATAAAAGACTTGATATTGAATTTGAATTATTTAATGGTGAATCTTTCTATAATGAAATGATGCCAAAAGTTTTAGAAAAACTTAAAGAAAAAGAAATAGCTAAACAAGATCAAGGTGCATTAGTAGTATTTTTCCCTAATGATGAATTACCTCCTTGTATAGTTCAAAAGAAAGATAATTCATTCCTTTACTCAACATCAGATCTAGCAACTATAGTTTATAGAAAAGATGAATTAAATGTTGATATAGCTATATATGTAGTTGATGAAAGACAATCTGATCACTTTAAACAAGTATTTAAAATAGCAGAAATGTTAGGTTCACCATATAATTATGATAAATATCATACTAAATTTGGTATTATGAGATTTGGAGATGGGACAATATTCTCAACTCGTGGTGGAGATGTAATTAGACTTGAAGATATTTTAAATAAAGCTAAAGAAAGAGTTCAAGAAATAGTTGATGAAAAAAATCCAGAACTATCTCAAGAAGAAAGAGAATATATTGCTGAAACAGTAGGAGTAGGTGCTATAAAATACTTTGATTTAAGTCAAAATAGAACATCAGGAATTACATTTACTTGGGATAAGGTATTAAGCTTTGAAGGAAATACTGGACCTTATTTACAATATTCATATGTAAGAATTATGTCTATGTTAAGAAAAGCTAAAGATTTAGGTATAGAATTTGAAAATAGTAAATTCTTAGTAGATGGAAGTGATATTTCAGATAGAAACTTAGTAGTTTCATTACATAAACTTCCTACAGCAGTAATTAAATCATATGAATCAAATAGACCAAATTTAATTGCTGAATATATTTATTCATTAACTAAAGAATTTAACTCATTCTATAATGCACATCAAGTTATAGATAAAGATAATTTAGAGCTAACTAAAGCAAGACTTGCATTATGTGAAAAGACAGCATTAGTTATTAAGAAAGCATTAAGTTTATTAGGAATTAGAACAGTAGATAAAATGTAG
- a CDS encoding AraC family transcriptional regulator, whose amino-acid sequence MKYFNDNTFIQSNRHVSIVTKLVDEIGEKSIHTTHKFAFIVSGLGKIKLNEIEYKVKENSLICINPWSTTEITEVNVSMNILIFSYNNSYITRIVNQIRPEYIDIFNSIEKLSKIDLNGRAGTKIKKILLEIRNEIGDDNILESIDKFIAGAYSEIFIISKFLELFVVLSRNSKKLKNEENNYSEAQMLIKYIHAHSNEKLTINKLAVIFFISESTVRRHIEEHTGLTFNELLYKIRLAKTEELLLYTNMSLDEIANVSGFVDGSHITKIWNMKKNMTPTSYRNMYRDSFTGFNENDKRIVFEIINYINNEYMQDIKIEQLSKKYDISEIKINKLLLSYVDRNFSTYLNHIRINKACELLINTDTPIIDICFEVGYNNIKSFNNNFKKNKNMTPTCFREYKKSDI is encoded by the coding sequence ATGAAATATTTTAATGATAATACATTCATTCAATCAAATAGACATGTTAGTATAGTTACTAAACTAGTAGATGAAATAGGTGAAAAATCTATACATACAACTCATAAGTTTGCTTTTATAGTTTCTGGCTTAGGAAAAATTAAACTAAATGAAATTGAGTATAAAGTAAAGGAAAATAGTTTAATTTGCATTAATCCATGGAGTACTACAGAAATAACAGAAGTAAATGTATCTATGAATATATTGATTTTTTCGTATAATAATTCATACATAACTAGGATAGTAAATCAAATTAGACCTGAATATATTGATATATTTAATAGTATTGAAAAATTAAGTAAAATAGATTTAAATGGTAGAGCTGGAACTAAAATTAAAAAGATATTACTTGAGATAAGAAATGAAATAGGTGATGATAATATTTTAGAATCCATAGATAAATTTATTGCAGGAGCTTATTCTGAAATATTTATTATTTCTAAATTTTTAGAACTATTTGTAGTATTATCCCGTAATAGTAAAAAACTTAAAAATGAGGAAAATAATTATTCTGAGGCACAGATGTTAATTAAATATATACATGCACATTCTAATGAAAAGCTTACTATTAATAAGCTTGCTGTAATCTTTTTTATAAGCGAATCAACTGTTAGAAGACATATAGAAGAACATACTGGTTTAACTTTTAATGAACTATTATACAAGATAAGACTAGCTAAAACAGAAGAATTATTACTTTATACAAATATGAGTTTAGATGAAATAGCCAATGTATCAGGATTTGTAGATGGTTCACATATTACAAAAATTTGGAATATGAAAAAGAATATGACTCCTACATCATATAGGAATATGTATAGAGATTCATTTACTGGATTTAATGAAAATGATAAGAGAATAGTTTTTGAAATAATTAACTATATCAATAATGAATATATGCAAGATATTAAAATAGAACAATTATCTAAGAAATATGATATATCAGAAATAAAGATAAATAAGTTATTACTATCATATGTCGATAGAAACTTTAGTACATATTTAAATCATATTAGGATAAATAAGGCATGTGAATTATTAATTAATACAGATACTCCAATAATAGATATATGCTTTGAAGTAGGTTACAATAATATTAAGTCGTTTAATAATAATTTTAAGAAAAATAAGAATATGACTCCTACATGTTTTAGAGAATACAAAAAAAGTGATATCTAA
- a CDS encoding ribonuclease HII, whose protein sequence is MLWKFDKSFKRRIIGVDEAGRGPLAGPVVAACVCINKYSKKLEELNDSKKLTDKKRRELFNYLTTNDDIKIGVGIVDEKVIDEINILNATFLAMNNALDNMEKDEKDLVLVDGNKEIKGYLGKQEAIVKGDGKSLSIAAASIIAKVTRDNIMEEYDLIYPGYEFAKHKGYGTKMHYECIKEKGRCYIHRLSFLKNLYKK, encoded by the coding sequence ATGCTTTGGAAATTTGATAAAAGTTTTAAAAGAAGGATTATAGGAGTTGATGAGGCAGGGCGTGGACCACTTGCAGGGCCTGTAGTTGCAGCTTGTGTATGTATTAATAAATATAGTAAAAAACTAGAAGAATTAAATGATTCTAAAAAATTAACAGATAAAAAAAGAAGAGAATTATTTAATTATTTAACTACAAATGATGATATAAAAATAGGTGTAGGTATAGTAGATGAAAAAGTTATAGATGAAATTAATATATTAAATGCAACTTTTTTAGCTATGAATAATGCATTAGATAATATGGAAAAAGATGAAAAAGATTTAGTGTTAGTTGATGGAAATAAGGAAATAAAAGGATATTTAGGTAAACAGGAGGCTATAGTAAAAGGTGATGGTAAATCTCTTTCTATAGCAGCAGCCTCTATTATAGCTAAAGTAACAAGAGATAATATTATGGAAGAATATGACTTGATATATCCAGGTTATGAGTTTGCAAAACATAAAGGTTATGGTACTAAAATGCATTATGAATGTATAAAGGAAAAGGGAAGGTGTTATATACACAGACTTAGTTTTTTGAAAAATTTATATAAAAAATAG
- the rpsM gene encoding 30S ribosomal protein S13 has protein sequence MARIAGVDIPRNKRVEVSLTYIYGIGRSISNEILVKAGINRDTKVKDLTEEEVGKIRTIVEEYKIEGELRKEIRLNIKRLTDIKCYRGLRHRMGLPVRGQKTKTNARTRKGPAKMAVAKKK, from the coding sequence TTGGCTAGAATAGCAGGAGTTGACATACCAAGAAACAAAAGAGTTGAAGTTTCACTAACTTATATCTACGGGATAGGAAGAAGTATTTCAAATGAAATTTTAGTAAAAGCTGGTATTAACAGAGATACTAAGGTTAAAGATTTAACTGAAGAAGAAGTAGGAAAAATCAGAACTATCGTTGAAGAATATAAGATAGAAGGGGAATTAAGAAAAGAAATCAGACTTAATATTAAGAGATTAACTGATATCAAATGTTACAGAGGTTTAAGACACAGAATGGGATTACCAGTAAGAGGTCAAAAAACTAAGACAAATGCAAGAACTAGAAAAGGTCCAGCAAAAATGGCTGTGGCTAAGAAGAAGTAA
- the infA gene encoding translation initiation factor IF-1, which produces MAKQDVLELEGEILEALPNAMFQVRLENGHVLLGHISGKMRMNYIKILPGDKVTVEVSPYDLSRGRIVYRKK; this is translated from the coding sequence ATGGCAAAACAAGATGTTCTTGAACTAGAAGGAGAAATATTAGAAGCATTACCAAATGCAATGTTTCAAGTTCGTTTAGAAAATGGACATGTTTTACTGGGTCATATCTCTGGAAAAATGAGAATGAACTATATTAAAATTTTACCAGGAGATAAGGTTACAGTTGAAGTATCACCATATGACCTTTCTAGGGGTAGAATCGTTTATAGAAAAAAATAA
- a CDS encoding DNA-directed RNA polymerase subunit alpha has protein sequence MLNIEKIAKNIKLTEEKIDQYSAKYTLEPLYRGYGNTIGNALRRVLLSSIPGSAIKGVRIDGVLNEFSMIEGVKEAVTDIVLNIKEIVVELDEPVEKRMKLSVVGPKVITAADIVPEAGITIVNPEQVIATITTKKAIDMEFIVDSGEGFVVSDEINTSGWEADFLAVDAIYTPIRKVSYQVEDTMVGRVTNYDKLTLTVTTDGSIDIHDALSYAVELINIHTKPFANIGTAMAKFRSEEELELEVSNDSYPSLVEDTRIEELGLTIRSYNCLKKVDINTVGELIRLTKEDLKKIKNLGNKSAKEIIEKMKEYGYEMSSSEE, from the coding sequence TTGTTAAATATTGAGAAGATAGCAAAAAACATTAAGCTTACAGAAGAGAAAATTGACCAATACAGTGCTAAATACACATTAGAGCCACTATATAGAGGTTATGGAAATACTATAGGTAATGCTTTAAGAAGAGTACTTTTATCATCAATACCAGGTTCTGCGATTAAAGGTGTTAGAATAGATGGTGTTTTAAATGAATTTTCTATGATAGAAGGAGTTAAAGAAGCTGTAACTGATATAGTATTAAATATAAAAGAAATAGTAGTAGAACTAGATGAACCTGTTGAAAAAAGAATGAAATTATCAGTTGTTGGACCAAAGGTTATAACAGCAGCTGATATAGTTCCAGAAGCAGGAATAACTATAGTAAATCCTGAACAAGTAATTGCAACAATTACAACAAAAAAAGCTATAGATATGGAATTTATAGTAGATTCTGGTGAAGGATTTGTAGTATCTGATGAAATTAACACTTCAGGTTGGGAAGCAGATTTCCTTGCTGTTGATGCGATATATACACCTATTAGAAAGGTAAGTTATCAAGTAGAAGATACTATGGTAGGACGTGTTACAAACTATGATAAATTAACTTTAACTGTTACTACAGATGGAAGTATAGACATTCATGATGCTCTGTCTTATGCAGTAGAGTTAATAAATATTCATACTAAACCATTTGCTAATATAGGAACAGCAATGGCTAAGTTTAGATCAGAAGAAGAGTTGGAACTTGAAGTTTCAAATGATAGTTACCCATCTCTTGTTGAAGATACTAGAATAGAAGAATTAGGATTAACAATACGTTCATATAATTGTCTTAAAAAAGTAGACATTAATACTGTAGGAGAATTAATAAGACTTACTAAAGAAGATCTTAAAAAGATTAAAAATTTAGGTAATAAATCTGCAAAAGAAATAATTGAAAAAATGAAAGAATATGGTTATGAAATGTCTTCATCAGAAGAATAG
- the rpsK gene encoding 30S ribosomal protein S11 — translation MAKKQVVKKKKLKNIPSGIAYIHSTFNNTVVTITDSEGKVVIWKSGGTSGFKGTKKGTPFAAQIAAEQAAQVAIENGMKKIEIKIKGPGSGREASIRSIQATELEVTRIVDITPVPHNGARPPKKKL, via the coding sequence GTGGCTAAAAAACAAGTAGTTAAAAAGAAAAAATTAAAAAATATACCAAGTGGTATAGCTTACATACATTCTACTTTTAACAACACAGTTGTTACTATCACTGATAGTGAAGGTAAAGTAGTTATATGGAAATCAGGTGGAACATCTGGTTTCAAAGGTACTAAAAAAGGAACTCCATTTGCTGCACAAATTGCTGCTGAACAAGCTGCTCAAGTAGCTATTGAAAATGGAATGAAAAAAATAGAAATCAAAATTAAAGGGCCTGGATCAGGAAGAGAAGCTTCAATAAGATCAATCCAAGCAACAGAGTTAGAGGTAACTAGAATAGTGGATATAACTCCAGTACCTCATAACGGGGCTAGACCGCCTAAGAAAAAATTATAA
- the rpmJ gene encoding 50S ribosomal protein L36 → MKVKASVKRICDKCKIIKRHGKVRVICENPKHKQVQG, encoded by the coding sequence ATGAAAGTAAAAGCATCTGTTAAACGTATCTGTGATAAATGTAAAATTATCAAAAGACACGGTAAAGTAAGAGTAATATGCGAAAACCCTAAACACAAACAAGTACAAGGATAA